The following are encoded in a window of Lampris incognitus isolate fLamInc1 chromosome 15, fLamInc1.hap2, whole genome shotgun sequence genomic DNA:
- the zbtb1 gene encoding zinc finger and BTB domain-containing protein 1, which produces MARPSHSEHVLQQLNNQREWGFLCDCCIAIGDIYFRAHKAVLAACSSYFRMMFIRDQQGAARLDLSNMQISAECFDLILQLMYLGRIVVGSYEFEELKASMAYLQMYYIPDSLEDLRDIRGSNLTPSSSASSSSSSSSSSTGAAGGKMMFGVRMYEKQRPAASEAEHLPKAVSSSVRQVVPVAISRPLVEEVVPTPLIVAQPLVDSGAEQPCDLRKRSGGRGSTLKERPRFGRTYTCDDCGFVFSCEKLLIEHILTCTNRKAYQPPRTSAEGDNESAKAESSASESLEEHRVTCKGEDDWSEQKLDAEPMIRSVAAGTDSEPGSTRIISIKAEPEEGVFPEIEVVRVGEHSPRDCTMRLKDSIRDKKGFERESEPGVSAMEDSSEPFEGHMSSSEESGIPTKLRKVKEEKQEDDYGPCELCGVLLTEEDKSAHYLSNHMGHICACGRCGQVLIKGRQLQEHAERCGESHGAESDSHGEDDSSLLEEPHGMEEGLLEAADLACPHCGLLFQSESLALDHALTCHEQELFRPALLEDGAEPDHRRKHFCSICGKGFYQRCHLREHYTVHTKEKQFTCQTCGKQFLRERQLRLHTDMHKGMARYVCPVCEQGTFLKHDHVRHMISHLSAGETICQVCFQIFPGGEQLEKHMDVHLYICGVCGEKFRLRKDMRSHYNSKHTKRL; this is translated from the coding sequence ATGGCGAGGCCAAGCCACAGTGAACATGTCCTCCAGCAGCTCAACAACCAGCGTGAGTGGGGCTTCCTGTGTGACTGCTGCATCGCCATTGGCGACATCTACTTCAGAGCCCACAAGGCTGTCCTGGCTGCCTGCAGCTCCTATTTCAGGATGATGTTTATCAgagaccagcagggggcagcGCGGCTGGACCTCAGCAACATGCAGATCAGTGCTGAGTGCTTTGACCTCATCCTCCAGCTCATGTATCTAGGTCGCATCGTTGTGGGCAGCTACGAGTTTGAGGAGCTGAAAGCATCTATGGCGTACCTGCAGATGTACTACATCCCAGACTCACTGGAGGACCTTAGGGACATCAGGGGGTCGAACCTAACACCTTCCTCTTCAgcctcatcttcatcatcatctagcTCCTCATCCACCGGTGCTGCTGGCGGGAAGATGATGTTTGGCGTTCGTATGTACGAGAAACAGAGGCCTGCTGCTTCAGAAGCGGAGCATTTGCCGAAAGCTGTCAGCAGCAGTGTGCGGCAAGTTGTCCCTGTTGCCATCAGCAGACCATTGGTGGAGGAGGTGGTACCCACCCCTCTGATTGTAGCTCAACCTCTCGTCGACAGTGGCGCTGAGCAACCATGTGACTTGAGAAAGAGGTCAGGTGGACGGGGCTCAACTCTTAAAGAGCGTCCACGATTCGGACGCACCTACACCTGCGATGATTGTGGCTTTGTCTTCAGCTGTGAAAAGCTGCTGATtgagcacatcctgacctgcacCAACCGCAAAGCTTACCAGCCTCCCAGGACCAGTGCCGAGGGAGATAATGAGTCTGCTAAAGCTGAGAGCTCAGCCTCAGAGAGCCTGGAGGAACACAGGGTCACCTGCAAAGGTGAGGATGACTGGTCTGAACAAAAGCTTGACGCTGAGCCCATGATCCGCTCAGTGGCAGCCGGGACAGACAGTGAACCAGGCTCTACCAGGATCATCTCTATTAAAGCTGAACCAGAAGAGGGTGTGTTTCCTGAGATAGAAGTGGTGCGGGTGGGCGAGCACAGTCCTAGAGACTGCACCATGAGACTCAAAGACTCCATTAGGGACAAGAAAGGATTTGAGCGTGAATCGGAGCCGGGGGTCTCAGCCATGGAGGACAGCAGCGAGCCTTTTGAGGGACATATGTCCAGCAGCGAAGAGTCAGGAATCCCCACCAAACTCCGCAAGGTCAAAGAGGAGAAGCAGGAGGATGATTATGGTCCTTGTGAATTATGTGGCGTTCTGTTAACAGAGGAAGACAAGTCTGCCCACTACCTCTCCAACCATATGGGGCACATCTGTGCCTGCGGGAGGTGCGGCCAGGTGCTGATTAAAGGCCGGCAGCTCCAGGAGCACGCTGAGCGCTGCGGTGAATCTCATGGAGCTGAGTCTGACTCCCATGGGGAGGATGACTCCTCTTTGCTGGAGGAGCCACATGGAATGGAGGAGGGCTTGCTGGAGGCAGCTGACCTGGCATGCCCTCACTGTGGCTTGCTGTTCCAGAGCGAGAGCCTAGCGCTGGATCACGCCCTCACCTGCCACGAGCAGGAGCTGTTCCGCCCAGCACTGCTGGAGGACGGTGCTGAACCAGACCACCGCCGAAAGCACTTCTGTAGCATCTGTGGCAAAGGCTTCTACCAGCGCTGCCATCTGCGGGAGCATTACACCGTCCACACCAAGGAGAAACAGTTCACCTGCCAGACCTGCGGTAAGCAGTTCTTACGGGAACGCCAGCTCAGGCTGCACACCGACATGCACAAGGGCATGGCACGCTATGTCTGCCCCGTCTGCGAGCAAGGCACTTTCCTTAAGCATGATCATGTCCGTCACATGATCTCCCACCTGTCTGCCGGTGAAACCATCTGCCAGGTGTGTTTTCAGATCTTCCCAGGCGGAGAGCAGCTGGAGAAGCACATGGATGTGCACCTGTACATCTGTGGCGTCTGTGGAGAGAAGTTCCGCCTCCGTAAAGACATGAGGAGCCACTATAACTCCAAGCACACCAAGAGACTATAG